GTCCTGGGCAACTCGAGACCGATGTTTCGGGTCGTTGTCTTGTTGAAATCTGTGGCTGTCGGGAAATTCATTTACTATAAATGGAAACAAAGTGTCCCTCAAGATGGCGTCAGTGAAAAAAGTCCCATCCATTATTCCATCGAAAATAAGGATACGGGAAGCTCCTCTTTTGCTGATAGCTGTCCAGACATGGATCTTCAATGGGTGTTTTGGCTTCGGAAGAGCTCCACGAACACTGTCTATAGGCCTATAGTATGTCACTTTGTTGGGGTGAAGCTGCACGCTACACTCATCCGAAAAAATTACATCATCAAATGATTCGTCTGTTTCCAACAGTTTTTGACAAAAGTTCACTCTTTTTTCCTTGTTAACGTGCCGGATAAGTTGGCAATATCTCGGCGTGGTGCTTGTAAATCCAGCCAAACGTATTGCGCGCTTTGCTGATGACAAACTCAAGGAACTTCCATTTTCCTTTAAATGTCTGTGCACTTCCGGACTGGATCTCGTAGGGTCTTGGTTAAGGAATGTCTTAACTTTTGCTACCTCGTTGCTAGAAATTTGTCTTAGGGGAGAACGCTTCTCTTCTCCATTACCTAATTCCTGATTTCCTCTACGAAACTGATCCGACCAATAGTCGACAACTTGTCTTGAGACACACATGTTTTTGGATCGTAGGATACCCATCGTTTCCTTGGTATTCATGAGGCGTCTCTGGCATCGGAATATCTCCAGCTTCACTTTGGAGTCAGTTCTAGTCATAGCGAGTATTTAATATTAATCTATTGTCGACCTTGTTCACAGCTTAGAATGAGCATATACCTTATAGATGGGGCTCAGCAATAATAGGGAGGCTGTATCATTGGTCATCCCATTCCAGCCAATCACAGCGAAGAACAGAATACACTCGATTTCGTAACAGAAACTGTAAATACATCCATCATACCCGCCAAGGTTGAGTGGACCGTTATGAATCGACAGGGGGTCACCTGTTACCTGTGATCATATTTGGTGTCGGTCCACGTACAAAGGTGTTGAGGGACCATTTGATCTTTTTGATTCCAGCACAAACACCGTTATATCTATCATATACCGCGACTATGTCATAATCTCCGTTAAACAACAAAGGTTTTATTTAATTCTTATTCAAATGATGGAACACTATGTAAAATTTttaactgtaatatataattgatCATCAATTCTTACAACAATCTTAACGTAATACGAATAAATTAAGAAATTGTGGAGAGTATATTTATACCGATTGTCTACAGATACACGTATTCATATTTTACAACATAGCtttaagacatatatatatcaacacatggATAAAGATAAGCAGTAGGTTCGGGTACTATTCTGTTTTGGCCATACCAATTCGATTCATTGTTCTTCGGTTTTAACGATACTgttacaaaagaaaacaaacacacaaaaaaacaacaacaaaaaaacaaaacaaaaaaacattttttttggtCTCGTATGTGAAGGAAAATTCACGAATCCAacttactgtaaaagtggatattttcacGCGTTGAAATTTTTGCTAAGTCAGCTTCCAaactgttcgcggtgtggataaTTTCCCTCTGTCAGtcatgatgaaatatatattttcggGTTGCGGTGTCAGTGGGCATGTACGTAAAGTAAaaatttttcagaaaaaatCCATTTAACACTGTGTACACAGTGTGACCGTAATAAATACTACGTTCATCAAAGATGGATGCAGACGAAATCGGTGagtttcaggtttttttttaccgaATTTGCTTGTTTATGATAACATTGAAAGTTTCTGAGGCGAGCCGTAGGAAGATTTTAGCATACTGCTTCAAAATATCATGTAATATATTCTTGACAATATCCCATTTTATACATGAAAAGCGTTGGAAAAATATAAGATAACCGTAATATCAAACTATGATGACCGTAGTAATTGAAAGGGATGGCCGTAAGGATGACCgtaacaacagaaaacaaaatcaataatttacTCATTTGTTCTAGGTAAGTAATTTCATGAATAAGCAAATCATAATACATATTTGTTATTGGTTCACTGTTGCACAACCGAAAATAAACATtccaaaacaataaaaagaaacaatatcaaatagTAACCAATTGATATGAGTAACGTCATCATGAGTTTTATTAACCGTGATGAGTAAGCTTCATGTTTAGGAAAGACCCGGACATAAGAATTGGGTATCCTAACGGACGGATGCATGTTTAGGCTCCAGGACTTGGACTAACACCACAAATATATCCTTATGTCTAACAGTTTGGCGGAGCATTGGGCAACACCTGACAATTATCCGAAAGAATGTTGAGGTTCGGTGTtcgggtcagaggaaactcggataACAGCAAAACATTGATATGTAAGACTGTCTTAGTCTGGTGTAAGGGCTAGAGGAACTCGGGACTAGACTTATATGCACTATACACATTAAATCAAATTACAACTAAAATGTCTGGTAAAACGTTGTCATTGTGATCTTTTCTTTATTATAACGCCTAATAGCCTTTATATTTATGATGTATAGCATAATTTCACTACTGTGCATAAATGAGAGGACATATATACTAAATGTCACACATACAATAGATGCATGTATCATTTGTTAATTGCAAACGAACGCAACAAAACCAAGTGGTAATTTTCAAGTATgaataaacaaacacacaaaatacaaatttgaaAAACACGAAACTGAAATTTGATAAATCTTTCaaagaaatataaacaacatgaaCGAATAAAAGCTTCAATGTTTACCTACGTTCATGTCGCTGTCGTTCGcctacatgtaaaatattctaTCAGCACTAAAATCatagtaaataaacaaattgttgCACGTCTTAAACTGAAACAATAACGGAACGTTAATATCTCATCATTATCATGTACGTTGTTTCTATTTCGTAAGGTTTTAAATGCATGAAAAAGTGACGTGAAATGATACTCATCAAATCTGATGTGTTCGCCATATTTGCTATaagaattacgaattctcaagtttgagtgggttagtatgccgctaaacaattaccaggtgtgaaattacggtccacaagctcgtcacacctgtcactgcaccacaggtgttTGTGATTTCTGACGTTCTAATCATAACGCGCCGATAGTTGCTTGTGAGTTAACGCGTTTGGTTTATGCACTTAAAAAAGTtccaagatttcaagatttcgTTATTCACTCTGACACACAccgtgtgtaacaagaggtttTCATTTTACAAGCATGACAGgcaatatcaatacatgtagttttcttacaatatttgatttctgtatatgttgcataattcgTGGATGGGGGCATACATTGGTCATACCCACCTACACTGTGGGCGAATTAGCAAAAAATGAGAAGTGTATCTCAGTCACATCAACGAgtaagaaaaaatatatcaccCGTTCAACCAATCCCATATTTGGCGTTAATTCATCGACgcccaggtgtaagcaccggcgcccggtcagtacgattgaacccggtgTATATGATGCAAACCGTTACATGctataaacggcccgttattcaaatgtcatacatgttacaacgacggttaaaacagaaaattaaaatgagatgatacacgttgtatttggccagttatattagaaaattagtaagatgttacatgttgtcagagacatatatacctgATAAACAAGTCTCTGATGTTGTATTTGGCCcattataatagaaaattagtaagatgttacatgttatatatggcccgttagAGTAGAAAATTATATCCCCTTGGTTTCGGTAgaacttgttattaactaattcacaaatataactcaaaaaggtttattcagcactttcattattgttgtctaattcgcattaattgcagacacgtgttcacgtttgtttctatatatttcctatatggcggctctGATCCCGttaaacctgtgacgtcacaggtcagaggtcaccgaaacgAGGTCAAAGGCTTTGGgtttcaggtgtgttttcgagaaaaatcgcaattactctaaaactaaagtcgctatGAAAGTCggactttcagcatttttagtttcatcctaaatcacagTTTTAAGCTTAACATAGCAaatcgttccgggtacactttaaagCCCGCGTCGATCGCTTTGATCAACCGGTTAATGGGTTGTATGTGTGATCATAGTAGTACGTCTGTGAcagaatatattgatatatgtgtCACACATCCTTTTTTTCGCGTCTTCAAAATCCAacagatatcaaaatattgacaaaatgaACAGTATTTTTTCGATTTTCAATGTGCTAGATTTTTTTCTATGgtatgattcaaactgatattcAAACCGATATTGTTAGGAattctgtatcatacaaaaaATGGTCTCGTCATAAAGTGACTTTAACAATCCTGTAGTTTCACAGGACGTTGATATTTGGGTTCAAAGTTTGTCCAACAAGCTATTTTTGTATCCCCCCCAATATTTCCGAGGAAAGAAAAAGACATTTCCCAGACTTTGATTAACTTGGACTCTTTTCTGTTACAAAGCATACCAAAATctgtgtgaaaaaaaaacaacaacaaaaaaccaaaaaacataATAAATTCTTTTGCAATTACTAAGGGGTAAAACACTTAAATGACTTGACCATTTATTTGATTTGAAGCCTGATGTTGTTATCTAAGCACACAATATTGAGCTTAAACTTTCGTTGTTACTCGCAAATCTTCGTTGAAATTAAGTTCTTATCTATGTGCTTATTTTTCCCATTAGGCAAAACCACCAGGACGCGTCATATCTTGGGGATCCCCGTCAAAGACCCTGACAAATCTGGAACCGGCTGTGCAGCTACTGCAGCGCCCGACACCACAACAACCACGCCCGACACCACAACAACCATGCCCGACACCACAGCTACCACGCCCGACACCACAGCTACCACAACTACCACGCCCGACACCACAACAACCACGCCCGACACCACAACTACCACGCCCGACACCACAACTACCACGCCCGACACCACAACTACCACGCCCGACACCGCAACAACCACGCCTGACACCACAGCTACCACGCCCGACACCACAGCTACCACAACTACCACGCCCGACACCACAGCTACCACGCCCGACACCACAACTACCATGCCCGACACCACAACAACCACGCCCGACACCACAACAACCACGCCCGACACCACAACAACCACAAGTACCACACGAGCAACAAAACCAAGGACCCCAGCAGCCACCATGCCCTGTTCCTCAGCCGCATCCATACCACCAGCACCAGCAACAGACTATGGCCATGCTGAAGGAGGTACTTTCCGGATTAACAAATACCAACCAGAAAATAACCACATTAGAGAGGAGGATGGCATCATTGGAGGGAAAAATAGACCTTATGGTCGAACATCAAAACCTGAGACAACAGATGGCCCCGGCAGCAGAAATCTCGGAGGATGAGATTCCGATAGTGCCCGCCGACCTCACCATAGACGAGGAGATTCTACACGGGATGAGGTGCCAGGCCAACTCAGCTGGGAACTTCGGCAAACTTTTATGTGAGAGGATGTTTTCAGAACTGTTTGGGCCCGGCAACCTTCGGTTGGCGTACAGCTGGAACGGTGGTGGCATGCACCAGAAACAGGAATTGGACGCAAGAAGGAAAGACGTTTTAAGAAAGTATGTTCAACAGTTCTACCCAGAAGTGCGGAAACACGAACATTTCCGGGCAGCTGTTGTCACCAAGATTAATGAAGGCCTTAGGCGTCCCGTCGTCAAATTATGCCGTCGGAGGGACGTCGAGTCCACACATTTGTAATTTGTTGgtgtattgttgttgttgatgatgatgatgatgatgatgataattgaTGATGTTATGGTGGTTGttaggatgatgatgatgatgatgatgatgttatggTGGTtgttagtatgatgatgatggagactttgttatgatgatgatgaagatgatgatgatgatgatgatgttatggTGATTGttaggatgatgatgatgatgatgatgatggagactttgttatgatgatgatgatgatgttatggTGATtgttagtatgatgatgatgatgatgatggagactttgttatgatgatgatgatgttatggTGATtgttagtatgatgatgatggagacattgttatgatgatgatgatgatgatgttatagTGGTTGttaggatgatgatgatgatgatgatgatggagactttgttatgatgatgatggagactttgttatgatgatgatgatgatgatgatggagactttgttatgatgatgatgatgatgatgttatgaTGATtgttagtatgatgatgatggagaCATtgttagtatgatgatgatgatgttatgaTGATtgttagtatgatgatgatggagTCATtgttagtatgatgatgatgatgttatgaTGATtgttagtatgatgatgatggagaCATtgttagtatgatgatgatgatgttatgaTGATtgttagtatgatgatgatggagTCATTGttaggatgatgatgatgattatgatgatgatgatgatgatgatggagactttgtgatgatgatgatgatgatgatgatgatgatgatgttatggTGGTTGttaggatgatgatgatggagacattgttatgatgatgatgatgttatgatggatgataatgatgatgatgaatacGAAAATGctaggatgatgatgatgttatggTGGTTGttaggatgatgatgatgaatacGATGATGTTAGGATGGTTGttaggatgatgatgatgatggagactttgttatgatgatgatgatgatgatgatgataaaaaCCGGATCAAGAAGACCaaattatgttttgttattatttctGAAGTTCGATAAAGAAAAAAGTCAATTAGTCATGATCACAAATCAAAATGCTACACTGGACATTATTAGATGGCAAGCTAAGTGTCGTAAAggataacatacatttgttttcAAAGGCTAAGATTGTCATTTAGCTTCACTAAAATTACGGAAGAGCCATGCAAaaatggaaatgaaaaaaacccCGCTAAACAACGCAGCAATGCCGGGTACATGCTTTTCCGTAGGTCCTATTTTCAGGGCGAAAAGTTACTTAATTAAGGTGTTAACAAAGTGTTATTACCGTAGTGGCATTGATTCTAAAAGATATCGGAAGTTACTTAGTAAACAAATGTATTAATACTGAGACCGTATGGCGATGTAAGGCTCATTCTCATTGATTTCTTCGGATATATTCTCAGTAGGTCGAGTCAATGATTATACTTGTATAAGGACATAAAACAATGTCACATTCAATAAGCCAATCTGTGCTACGTCCAATCCATTGAAAGAGGTGTGGTCAAATGATCATTTCATTTCTGTAACCTGTTTACTTAGCATGTATCACGTGTTCACATATCACGTGTTCACAAGATGATGCGATTACACTAATATTACTGCCGTGGATAAGTATATTACGCTTGGAAGGTGTTATAAAAGCTCTTATTGAAATCTTCAATTCAAGTctgtttatttaagaaataattaacgatgattcgtgtattgttgcaggatatacaacgaggacgaggatattttgcaattttaactaataactcaggcctgcggccttcgttattaattaacTGCAAAATaccctcgtcctcgttgtatatcctgcaacaatacacgagtcaaagaTGATtctttctattctaccatgtactgtttagttctgagatcgacctcattctaatagaaaaacagcaaagaatcCCCGGGAAAAcgttgtaatttatttcttgagtaatgcattatttgttgatgaaatatatacatactacattactacgatcaagagcatctatcatatggcattgattttgaaaatttaacaaaaaagtataaaaaCAATCCGTtggattcgaactcgcgtcgtgataaaaaattattgatagactaacccattagcccactcggctgTAGTAatgtgtgaatattagatatataaaattgtaccAGCCGTGACTCATTGGCACgatggaaaataatacatggttttaaaccaatcaaaactggcgttgcatagcaaacgtggtagaattggaattaaaatgtacgtacatgtaattaattcaGACAATTTTATCAGTAAATTAGATTGTCTTTGACCGGGAAAAGCGTATCCAGTGTTTGATATACATGGTGTTCCATTATTAGTGCCAAATTTTCGTTTCTTCGTCATCATGTTTTCGCTTTTTCGCCATCGTGTAATACCACATAATTCACACTTGGAACACGGGACGTCCTGACCAGACGCTTTTTAATTCCTACGTACTACATTCCTTTGTAGCCAGATACTCGTTTACAGACACGCACACACAaacaagttcaagttctttattaccTTAAACAAATTGGTTTATCagtaaacaaattatttataataGTACTAGTGCTTTCACGTTTATTTCATTTACTTGCTTTGCAGACATTTAATTCCATACTAAAAATTGATAGTACTTAAGAACTAATCAAATTTAATACCGAAAAATAATTCGACAAAAACATGTTATTCGCAAGTTAAATTGGTAGTAAAATTGATCAGGTGACAACACATCATTTGGTCGATTGGCTTTTGCACGAAATGAATAACAAGACTGTGGCGTTTTTATGAATACTAGTACACACTATGCgtaagaaacattttcaatCAAAGAAccaagaaaaaagaaaacatgatgAAATGGGGACAGCTAGGACATTGTCTGAGTGCGTTGTCCCAACTAGGGACAAAATGTATAGTTATTTCAAATCAGGGTAACCCATTCATTAATTTCTTAAAACTTAAGGCATATCTGTAGTTACATGTGAAAAACAcgctatatataaataacactaacctatatattaatatttgacCTATTGACGGACGGGAAGTCAGAGCAAATCAATCTGACGTAAAGTAATATGCGACTGCCAATTGACCCGGGAATGGTggcaaacatttaaaaaaatatatcaagatTAGTGACGTTAACTATGAGCAGAAATTGAAGATATATTTGAGTACCTTCAGAtcacaatatattaaattttgattttgttggaATTTATTGAGATATAAcaggaaaatatcaaatatttttttcacattttgttttattcctGGTCTTGTTCATCTCAATATTGTACATTTCAATTGAAGGGAAGTGGTTTAACATAAGCTTTATGTCTTGTTTCCATATCCTGTTTTGAagcgatatttgttgtattgttTACACTAAATAAAAGGAGAAAATGCatgaaaaaagaagaagaaaattaCACTTCTGGCACGGTGCtagtaaatgtacatgtatgtttcatagAAAATGACTAGCGAAGACGACTGCCATTTCCTAGTTACAAAAAGTAGTTTACTAACTACGATGTATAAAGAATTTCGTTTcctttttatatcaatgattacAGGAGCGTActtctttatttcaaaatgtattctGAATATTCGTCAGTAATTATCAGTGTCTCATTTATCTTTGCATATCAATTACGAAAATTCAATGCACGCTCAGTTTCTTAACAAGTTAAAAAACCGGCAAAAGCTATCGATAACAAAGCCCGCAATACTACACCCAATCACTTTTTATCAATTCATTCAGACTCCGCCCATCAACCAATTAGAGTAGGCGCTAACCTTGATCAGTGTAATCAAGTACTTGAACAATTCTGTACTTGGCTTATAAACGGAAGAAGGACGTTAAGTCTCGTTCATAAAACAATGAAAGTTAGCTTCTAACTAATATAACTAACGTCCGCCGTCCTGAACTACATCGTCACAACCCGAGATGAAACTCTTTAGAAGCAAAACACTTATGTACCATGCATGATAAAATGTTCTTCTAAAACGATTTATACTGTTATTTCATCTTCAGTGTATTTCTTGCAAACTATCTTTACACACGTGTTTCTGAATAAACATATGATAATTGCCACATGTACACACGATGATCATATTCATAtagcacatacatgtacacataaaaTGCACATCTACTGTATGCTGATATGGCGACTTAAAAAATGTATCGGGAGAAGATCGTTACTTAATACGTAGAGGATCGctactgtacacaataataACTCGCGCTCGGGAAAGGATGTAGACTAATTTAATATTCAGACAGAATTCATGATTTATCAATGAGTTTTCACGGCTAAAATTTTCATGGTTTTTTAGTGGTTCTTCCCATGGATTTAGGGGTGTTCGCTAGACAGTGATCCACAGTATTCAGTGGACCACTGTGTCTCGTGGTATCTAGTGGACCGCGGTATCTGGTGGTCCGCGACATATCGTCGTATAGCGTGGACGTCCGCGGTATACGCTGATCCGTCACGGCTCGCGGTATAGCGTGGGCTTCTTGTCCACTCTGTGACATTTGAGTGGACAGCCTCATTTTGTCCGTGATATAGCGTGGATTTAGCAATGGCCACTCGAGctgtactgtacctgttgtgttgacaataaatATTTAGACATGGAAAAAACATAACTGCTGTAGCTGAAGTAtgagaaatatttatttcagtattaatGAAAGTgatattcaaacattttatgaTAGTTTAAAAGGGCCATAAATGTTATACTttatgttatctatataactgttttctgattttgttaataaatcacTTGAGGTCCCAATTTAATGCAaacagagtttttttttatttttgtcaactattttgtgtgtgttttattaagattttttacagaaataacaAATTTAACTGTTTACAAATAATACACAGATTCTCTGATGATagcataaaaataatttaattgcATTGACCAGTCCTTTCAAAACGCCCCCGTCAAGTTGACGTTAAGTAACAACACAGATAGATGATGTCATTGATTATGTTACTAATCACCACACAATCTTGAGGACATTAATTTTcagtggttttttttaaattttgttttcaagtacatgtatatcaaatgcaatagaatataacatatatttcattcgtATGACAAAACATTTTGATACTTTTCACTCGTGCTCCATactcgtgaaaatattgatattctgtcatacttgtgaaatatgttatattaaatggcaaaccattcaatatcctctctatatgaaaatatttctatCATATTCTTTCATGTAAAAATcatgtattttgattttttgaagCAAAATGTAATCTCTTTATTTTGTCCAACAAGAAGATCAATTGCAAAATCATGCATGAAACAATCAGATTGACCTATTGTTTATTTATGacagttaggggggggggggggggggggttatgcTGGAATAACCAGTCATTTTACCTTCATTTAAAACCCAAATGTTTAATAGATCTTTATAAATGTAggtatattttcatgttttaaacaaagtgtaaaatggtttggtttggacAACTTTACCCTTGAGTTGGattatatacacactgtacatgtaaatatataggcTAGCCTTTGTTGGTTATTCTTTCCAATTACAgtgaaattttcatttgttggattttttttttaattataattaaaatttaagtgatattttcacaGTTTTTATGTTTGCatagaaaaaaacaagattttCATGTAGGCTATTTTGAATCAATCCTTCATTCTCATCCCTGCCTGTCCCCACTTTCTGGCCCCGCCCcaatttttttatatcaatacaaaaatacataatttttttatatcaatacaaaaatacaagaaattctaaggggaaaaaaatcttcctgacttgatataaattgtctccgCCAAGACTGTAACTATATGGTCGTCACACATAGGCACATGATGTGATACATCAGCGTTGACCTTGTTTTCAATGAACCATCTTTTTGTTCTCACTTCAACCTTACCTagtcttttagttttacaaaactgaTCCCCTTGACCGCATTCTATTGTAGGCCTAAACATTTATCTCCCAgctgacttgaaaattaaaccagaCGTAACTATTCGTGAATATAATAAAGGTCTCGGATCGCTGGACCCAGATCACCatgtttgtgacgtcacagaagggTCGGTCTACTTTAAGTggcaaaatatttaaacaatgatctgagaaatatgaattttattcaTGACTTGTGTAAGAAGGAATTTATTCTACATTCCTAAAAGAAAATGCGTTTCTGAGGTTGGTAGGTATTTCCTAGAGTAATTAATATAAGAAATAGGTACTTTCTATGTATGAGAAGTAGGTGTGAGGTCTTGAGATTTAAATTATCTGAAACTTAAACTCAGCTTCTTTAAATAGAATAGCATTAGACTACAATTGTTAAAAGGTAGGATTCCCAAGGTTGGGGTTTTCCTGTCTACTGTAAACATGACAGGCACTGTCTTTTGAGTTACTAGTGTATTCTATTATGctattaaagtatatatatatatatatatataatataaacctaCCTAAACACATCATTTGTCACGCAGGGAAACCTTAAACTTTAACTTGATTTGAACGTCTTCCAGTATATGTTTGGTAACAAGTTATGGTAATATTACATAGTACTGTCTTTACCACGCAAATATCTATGAATTTACTTACTGTTTGTGGAAATAAATGCAACTGTATTTGACTTGAATGCAAAGCTGATTACCAGAGCTTGAAATAGTGCTGGTTGAATTATTATGTCACACCCCAAGTATTgattaaagaaatattcctaTTTTGCAAAGAGTATCACATGTCATTGCGAATATCAACATTTCCGGGAGTGTAGCATAATAAATGGGATTAACTGTAACATTTATGACCAAAATGATGTAAATTCACATGCTTTTATGTATTAATTTAGACATATTTACAATTACAGGAAATTCTtagtaaaaaaatataaagtaaaagcCTCCCCCCTCCCGCCAAGGCCTGATAATGAAAATGGATGATAATCTAGGGATAAATTTATTACAGTCTTAAGTGTCACagtcaaattttgcatttaagtgtaaaaaaaaagttttttgcacttaagtgtaaaaaagaaaagttttttgcacttaagtgtaaaaaagaaaagttttttgcacctaagtgtaaaaaaagttttttgcacttaagtgaaaaaaaaagtttaagtgaaaaaaaaaagttttttgcacctaagtgtaaaaaaagttttttgcacttaagtgaaaaaaaagagttttaagtgaaaaaaaaaagttttttgcacttaagtgtaaaaaaaaaagttttttgcacttaagtgaaaaaaaagaagttttttgcacttaagtgaaaaaaaaagttttttgcacttaagtgtaaaaaaagttttttgcacttaagtgaaaaaaaaaagttttttacacttaagtgtaaaaaaaaaagttttttgc
This genomic stretch from Pecten maximus chromosome 16, xPecMax1.1, whole genome shotgun sequence harbors:
- the LOC117344730 gene encoding BEN domain-containing protein 3-like — encoded protein: MAMLKEVLSGLTNTNQKITTLERRMASLEGKIDLMVEHQNLRQQMAPAAEISEDEIPIVPADLTIDEEILHGMRCQANSAGNFGKLLCERMFSELFGPGNLRLAYSWNGGGMHQKQELDARRKDVLRKYVQQFYPEVRKHEHFRAAVVTKINEGLRRPVVKLCRRRDVESTHL